The Caldisericum exile AZM16c01 region TCTATATGGAATTTAGGTCAAAAATTCAACCTGCCTTTATGCCTGCAGTAGGAGTAGGAAAAAATGGACTTCCCTTTGTTATAAGGGTTGTAACAGAGATAAGGCCGTATAATCCAGAGACAAATAAATAGAGATGAAAAATAGAAAAATAAAAAATATAAAAGATTGGAGGGAAAAAGATGAAAAAAACAATTACAATTCTTTTAGTCGTTTTGCTTTTTAATTCATTTTTGACATTGCCTTTTAAGGCTAATGCAGAAGACACAGTCTCTTATACAGTTACATTAAAGATTGGTTCTAATACTGTTTATGTAAATGGACAACCTAAAACTATCGATGTTGCTCCATACATTGACCCTAAAACAAATAGGACTCTTGTTCCTGTAAGATTTGTTGCAGAAGGTCTTGGTGGGGCAGTTTCTTGGCACAATAGGGAAAAGTTTGTTGGCGTTCTTGTTGGCAATAGAAAAGTTGGCATGTTTATTGGGAAAAATACTGCAGAAGTATCAGAAAAACCTATAACTTTTGATACAGGCCTTGATGTGAATAAACAGGTAACAATGGACCAGGCACCAGTTATAACAAATGGAAGAACAATGATTCCTCTTAGGTTTGTTTCTGAATCAGTTGGAGCAGATGTACAGTGGAATGGAGAAACAAAAGAAATAACAATAAGTCTTTCTTATAAACCAGTTGGCTTTCTTGAACCCAAATGGGGGCTTATCTTCGATAGATATGTTGAAGTTAAAGATAGCAAAACTCTTTCAGGTTTCATTATTCCTCAACAGGCACCTTTTGTGTATGACCCTATAAACAAGGCGATACTTACATATGGCGTAGGTGGATTTCGCTACATAGAAGAACATATTTCGGGCTATAAGCTTTTTCCAGAATTTCGGTATATGAAGAACATATACCTTGTTAAAATTGATGCACTTACTGGTATCTTGGTAAGTTATCAAAACATTTTTACAAATGATTATCCAATCAATCTTGAAAAGGTGGGAAATTTAAGAGCTGCATACCTTGAATATGACCATGGATATTTATATGCGGGGGGAATTGCAGACACGGAGGTTTACAGTCTTTCATACCCTTCAATATTCGAATATTATGAAAAGAAAAATATATATCCTGAAGACATTGTGCTATATAAAATTGAGCCTACTACGTTAAAGGTTGTATGGAAAAAGAAATACAACATACAAGATACCTTTTTTGGTAATAGATTGGTTCTCTCTTATAATGACCGTATTCATTATCTATGGATTTATCATGCCTTTAATCTCAACCCACCAAAATTTTCCCAAGATGGAAGCGTAATTATGCTAACACTTGGAACATTGGATCTTCAAAGCGGTATATTTGACGGAAAAAAGATTAGAGGTTCTGAATGGAATTCGGCGCTTGATTTTGCAGCTTTCTTGGGGATCAACACAAAAGATGGAAGTGTGAGATGGAAGACTTTGCATGATGCATGGGATGCAGTTGCAGCAAGAGATGGTGCAATGCGAATGTATGGGAATTATGTAGTTTTTCTCGAACCACCATCAATGTCATTCTTAAGCAACTTTAATCTAAAGCCAGGAGATAGCTATTATTCATATCAATATCTCTACATAAAATCCATTGCAGATAAGATTAGAGAGGAAATTATAAGCCAATATGGGAGGTTGCCGGAGCCAGAAAGCTACAATGCTATAGGTGGACCATATCCTGTGAGGTTACTTGCAATGGATATTAATACTGGTAAGACTGTTTGGGAAAGATTTTTCTATGAAATTAACACAGATTTTCTCCCAGATGATTCGTTTACTCTTCCCCCAATCGTTAACGGTGTTTTATACCTACCAGTTAGTATGTATGACCCTGAAGTGCAAGATTTTGGAGTAGAACTCATAGGAATTAGAGTTACCGATGGGAAAACAGTGATGATGACGCATAAGTTGCATACAGGGTCACCAGGTACTAATAAAAGAAGTACCATGATAGAACTGCTTAAAAGTTTTGGAACGCCAATAACGTTAAATGTAAACGGGGAAAATAGAACAAAGTCTTATTGGGCTTTTAGCCATGCTGATTTTATCATTAAAAACAATTGTATTATTGGAGTAAAATCTAACTTCGATGGGACTTTTTTAGCATACGATACATTTGAAGAATTTGTAAACACATCGCAACCAACAGAAAATTTTGAATGTCGTCCTTATGTGATATTCTCTAATTACGTCGGGAATAGAGATGCAGGTACTCTCTTCCCTAAAGAAATTATTTTCTACGATGGTTTTAACCAAATTCCAACAAAGCTTCCAATACAAACTGGCATAAAGGATGAAGGATGGGCTCCTGCGCTGAATATTACAGACCAAGTTTTAACGCAGGTAAGCGATGATACACTGTTTGCTAAATTTACACATATCTCTAGGGGAATTTTAGTGGGAAGCATTATTGCTTTTAATTTGAATAAGTAGAGAGGTATTTATGGTGAGGCGTTATGCAAAAATCTCTATTACAATTTTCACAGTATTTTTGCTCCTTATGTCCAATGCAGTGCTATTCCCAATTGAAGAAGTTAAAGGTGCTACAATTTCTTTGAGTGGCAGTAGCACAGTCGCTGTCAATACAACTACCCACTATACTTGTAGTGTAAGCGGATATAGCTATGATGGAAACCTTTCGTATAGTTGGGATCCAGGTTCCTATGGAATCGTGGTTAGCTCTGGGAAAATAAGCAATACAACTGCAATTGATAGGTACGAAAATTTATCTTTGGTTAAGGGCCAATTTTGAAAACAAAATTTTTTAAATATTTGTTGTAGATAATTCTTATGCTTGGATTTACGCATTTAACGTTTGCCCTTTTTCTGGAAGGGAATACAAGTCTTCCTGATATTGCACTTGTATCTTTTGGAAGTCTTTTTCCTGATATTGACACATTTGGTATACTTTCGAGAGCAATGAAAAGTAGGGGGAGAAATTTAAAACATAGAGGAATCTTGCATACGCCATTTATTTATTGTGTAATTTTTGGCGTATATTATCTTATGTTTAGAAATTTTGGAATCATGCCTTTTATAGTTGGGACGTTTTCACACATATTTCTTGACTTTACAACAGTTGAGGGAATACCGATTTTATATCCAATTACTTCACGAAGATTCCATATTATTGGGTTTAAAACAGGAGGTATGGTAGATATTAGTATGTCTTTTTTCTTTCTATTTTTCTTTATTTTGAGACTCTTTAAGTTTATTTAAGAAAAACTTTAGGGCTTCTTCGTATTTTTTCTCTTTTAGAAGGTTTATACCAATATAAAGATCCTCAATCCTGTTTTGGCCCTTTTCTTCTGAAAGCTCTACTTTTTGCTCAGGTGTTTCAAAAGGTTCCTCAATAGTTTTGTCTATTTTTGCGGTAATTTTATCAGTTCTGTCAAAAATCTCTTTCTGAGTTTGTATGTTTTGAGGTTGGGAAGTTGTGCTTTGATTTCCTTGTATTTGCGATTCACCCATTTCCATTTTTAATTTATTAAATTCTTCTTTGAAGAATTTAATAATAGGCATTTCGGTTCTGTATAGATTCTTTAGTTCGTTTAATTCGCTAATTTTGAATAATCTTTCTTCCTCAACCGGGACAATGGCAAATCTACAGAGGGGATTAATTTCGACTGTTTTTCTGAAGTAGTCGCTTGCCTTTTCGTGATTCCCAAGGTATTCATCAATAATACGTCCCATTAGGTACAAAGCATGTGGATAGTTTGGATAGTTTACTAAGATATTTTCAAGAAGTGGCAAGACATTCTTATATTCTCCTACTCTTAAATACGCTTCAGTAAGAGTTACTTTAAGAATTGGGTCAGATTTTGCTGTCCTATCAAGTTCTTCAAGAATATTTATAAATTCTTTCCTTGAAATATTTTCCTCAGATGTGATTATTTTTAGTTTTTCATCTTCCTCTACATTAGTAATTTCTTTTAGGATTTCCTTTTCATATTTTGGAGCAAGTGTAACTGCTTTTGCAAAAAGTTCTTTTGTAATTTTCCCTTCTTTGATATTTACTATTCCTTTAAATAGATAGCCGTAATGATTTTCTGGATCAATACTTAGGGCATATTTGAATGCAACATTTGCATCCATGTATTTCCCTTTCGTAAGGTATGCAATACCTCTAAAGAGTTCATAAAAGGAGGATGGCGTTGGTGCATCCATTGAAAGTGTTTCTGCATGCGATTCAAGTGTATCATAATTTTTAAGTAAGAGGTTGTATGTAAGAAATAAAATGTTGAGTATTGGGGCATAAGGTCTTACATTAAGT contains the following coding sequences:
- a CDS encoding copper amine oxidase N-terminal domain-containing protein, whose product is MKKTITILLVVLLFNSFLTLPFKANAEDTVSYTVTLKIGSNTVYVNGQPKTIDVAPYIDPKTNRTLVPVRFVAEGLGGAVSWHNREKFVGVLVGNRKVGMFIGKNTAEVSEKPITFDTGLDVNKQVTMDQAPVITNGRTMIPLRFVSESVGADVQWNGETKEITISLSYKPVGFLEPKWGLIFDRYVEVKDSKTLSGFIIPQQAPFVYDPINKAILTYGVGGFRYIEEHISGYKLFPEFRYMKNIYLVKIDALTGILVSYQNIFTNDYPINLEKVGNLRAAYLEYDHGYLYAGGIADTEVYSLSYPSIFEYYEKKNIYPEDIVLYKIEPTTLKVVWKKKYNIQDTFFGNRLVLSYNDRIHYLWIYHAFNLNPPKFSQDGSVIMLTLGTLDLQSGIFDGKKIRGSEWNSALDFAAFLGINTKDGSVRWKTLHDAWDAVAARDGAMRMYGNYVVFLEPPSMSFLSNFNLKPGDSYYSYQYLYIKSIADKIREEIISQYGRLPEPESYNAIGGPYPVRLLAMDINTGKTVWERFFYEINTDFLPDDSFTLPPIVNGVLYLPVSMYDPEVQDFGVELIGIRVTDGKTVMMTHKLHTGSPGTNKRSTMIELLKSFGTPITLNVNGENRTKSYWAFSHADFIIKNNCIIGVKSNFDGTFLAYDTFEEFVNTSQPTENFECRPYVIFSNYVGNRDAGTLFPKEIIFYDGFNQIPTKLPIQTGIKDEGWAPALNITDQVLTQVSDDTLFAKFTHISRGILVGSIIAFNLNK
- a CDS encoding metal-dependent hydrolase, yielding MLGFTHLTFALFLEGNTSLPDIALVSFGSLFPDIDTFGILSRAMKSRGRNLKHRGILHTPFIYCVIFGVYYLMFRNFGIMPFIVGTFSHIFLDFTTVEGIPILYPITSRRFHIIGFKTGGMVDISMSFFFLFFFILRLFKFI
- a CDS encoding tetratricopeptide repeat protein, with the translated sequence MKDYEIVERLQEIKEKLNVRPYAPILNILFLTYNLLLKNYDTLESHAETLSMDAPTPSSFYELFRGIAYLTKGKYMDANVAFKYALSIDPENHYGYLFKGIVNIKEGKITKELFAKAVTLAPKYEKEILKEITNVEEDEKLKIITSEENISRKEFINILEELDRTAKSDPILKVTLTEAYLRVGEYKNVLPLLENILVNYPNYPHALYLMGRIIDEYLGNHEKASDYFRKTVEINPLCRFAIVPVEEERLFKISELNELKNLYRTEMPIIKFFKEEFNKLKMEMGESQIQGNQSTTSQPQNIQTQKEIFDRTDKITAKIDKTIEEPFETPEQKVELSEEKGQNRIEDLYIGINLLKEKKYEEALKFFLNKLKESQNKEK